TGGGTCGGGAGAGGAAACAGTCGACTCTGTGGGGGCAGGGGGACCTCTCGCAGGTGTAGACAGCAGCCAAGCTGAAGCCGTAAATGTACCACTGTATGACCAGGAAGCCCACCTCAAAGATGGACTTAAAGAAAATGCTGACGATGTAGGTTCTCAAGAGGGCTCCCTTCATCTTAACCTTCCCATGCTCCTCCAGCCCATGCTTGAGCTTTTTTAACTCAATCTTCTTCAGAGGTAAGTCCACGTCGCCTCCGTCGTTCTGGATGGTTTTCAGCCCTTCCTCTTTGCGGTTAATCTTCTGCTCTATTCGCAACAGGTAGAACACATGGGCAAGGTAGAGAAGAGTCGGCGTCGAGACAAAGATAATCTGTAGCACCCAGAACCGTACATGTGATATAGGAAAGGATTTGTCGTAACACACGTTCTCACAACCAGGTTGCTGGGTGTTGCACTTGAAGGCAGATTGCTCGTCCCCCCAGGCAGACTCCACAGCCGTCCCCAGCACCAGGATCCTGAAGATGAAGAGGACAGAGAGCCACACCTTCCCTCCAGCCGTGGAGTAAGCCTGAACCTTGTCCAGTAGCCTCCCCAAAGCACTCCAGTCACCCATGATGGAGTTTTAGCTGCAATTAGACAGAAAATAATGAACATATTGTAAGTGTTCAAACATATTCCTATATACAGTAAACATGGTTATACAGCACTATATCTCAAGTTACATTTGTGAAtcggatcaaatcaaatcaaattgtatttgtcacatgcgccgaatacaacaggtgtagaccttacagtgaaatgcttacaagcacttaaccaatgatgcagttttaagaaaatacctacaaAAAAAATGACCAAAAAAGGTAAGAGAtaaataagaaaaacaaataattaaaacgcagcagtaaataacaatatacgggggtaccggtacagagtcaatgtgtcaaacACATCTCAATGTTTGAGGAAAATGTGTAACAACTAGGAGACTTGTGACGCACAGAACAAATCCAATTGCCGGAAAAGACCTGAACAAGACCAATGTCAACGACCACCTTTCACTACGCTTAATAATTCATCAATCCAGAGAGCCATGTTAAAGCCTATTGTTTTCCTATTGGAAGCAAGGAGAGGAGAATCACATTGTGTGGTCCTACCAGTGTTGATGGAACTTCTTAAAATACTGAGTAAGTGAACAGTGTAATGGTAGATGATAGGGCCCAGGTTGGTGAAACACAAGCGCAGACATTTGTTTCCCCTTCATCGGCAGGGTATGAAAACATGCGCCGGGGACCTGTTTCTCATCAAACCATTGTTTGTTAACAACTGTAATAAACATGAAACAAAGTAGAAATAAGAGACGCCAACCAAATTAAAAGATGTCAAATAGCGTGTATGTAAGCATTTGTCAATGTTAAATTGTGCCGTACTGTGTAATCTAAGGATTGCTATGCAAATACCCCCCAGTCTCAAAGAAATGTCGTGCAGTTTTAGACACGGTTACTGTTCCTCACATAACACATGCATTTACTAGTCAGCGGAGAAAATAACTAACCGATCTATATAGTAGATGTGTCATTTTTGTCCTCATTAACTATCATCCTCAATAGATATCATTCCCAAAATCTGGAAGAAACTCCACCTATAACAGCCTATGAAGGAAGTGGACAGTGTACTAAGGCACGATACTGTAGCTCTCTGCTCTCAGTTCAAGCCTAAGACTGGGGACCAACAGCTCTCCTGCTGGGGAGTGTCTGGAACGCGCTCTCTCTGAGCCTCTGAGTCTAGAGCACAGGGCCCCGGTTCATTGAATGCATATTAGCGACCTGCCTAGCTCCGCTACAAAGACACAATTCTTACAGATACTAATGACACTGCATGTCAGATGGGAATCAAGTTTGAAACCATGAATACCATCTGAATGAAGATTCTGAGTGATGCCAGTAAACAAATGAAGTCCCTGGAATGACTGCACAATAAACAAACAGATCAGCAAAGCGATCTGTTGGAGGGTGTACCAACAGCATGGCTTCACAGCTAATACTGTACTGCCTACAGTATAGTGGAAAATAACCAAGGACTGCTTCCTACTCAACAATGATGGTACTATGATAAaaatatctctatatatatatattcactgaGTCATTTATAGGCCTATTTAATATCACAGTACCATTTGGAAACTTGAAGAAGAAGAAACACGTCCATGTAGCCATTGCTGATCTACAGTAAGAAACCCACTGATGCCATCATCCGCCTGAGATATCAGATCTTGACATTATGTTATTACAGCAATTGAAACGAGAAGTTGGGTGAATAAAGCAATGTGTAAGGTTGTAAGCACATCAGCTCAACTTCAAGATGTCCTGACATTGGAAGAGGATTTAAACTGTGCTCTCAAGATGCAAGGAAGACCTTTAAAAATCTGAGTAGCCCAACTTGATCCCATTTCACGAAGATGTTCTATAAGGCCAAGGAAAAATATCAATGAAGCATGTCAATATGCTTGGTTGCGATGTACCTTGTTTTAAAACAAATCAATCCTCAGTTTACAACTTATACGCTGTTCAGTTAAAGTCCTCTATAAAGCTTGTAATAATTATTCATTCCATGCTGCTTTGAGTAATTTGCCTCAGGTTACTCGTTTATCTTAAAAGCACTCAACAGACGAAATTGGAAAAATAAAACAGCAAAAGAAACAGATGGATCATTTAAACTTTTCCTTGTTAAACCCAGAAAAAAATTGAATGTTTTATAAAGGATATATTATGGACCATACTATAGCAGAGAGCCTATAGAAATGCAATGCGTCTGGATTGACACAGTGTGTCTGGATTCTGAGCGCAAATTAGTTTCTCCGCATAACTTCTGACagtgacaaaaatatatatagatacGAATTTTTACTTCTTCATGTCAATAATGGCAGTTGAAATAGCGCAAAGCTTACCTGGAAAGTTACTGAGAAGTCAGAAGAGAGCCCTTAAAAGGACTTCTCCGTCACTTCTTGAAAACAGTCACCGCTTTCTTGAAATCCAAGTTCGGGACCACCGAGAATCTGAGACTGACTTGTCAAACTTTCCTTGCTTATAACAGTCCACATACGGGCtgggggagagaaaaaaaataaacGATGGAGAGAAAAGTTTGGAGTCAGTCACCTGACCCCTACGTCAAGACTTAGACATCCTTACGCTCGGTTTCTGTACTTTTCTCCTACTGAAATGTAATTGTGCAATAGAATATTGTTTTTTATAACAAAGATTAATAGCACCTTTTTCGGACCAGTATGAATTAAAAACTTTACAAAGATCAAGTCTACAGCCTATACTAAAGCGTTCTGTATTAGGTCCTGTGGGCAAACCTGTAAACCAATAGCCTAGTTGTGGAATAGTCTATGTTTAATGGGTTAAAATAATTCATATTAATCGCATGTAGATCAAAACATATTTGTTAATCTTGTTTTTCATAATTTCTtatgccatgctatgttgttgtcctaggtctccctttatgtagtgttgtgttgtctctcttgtgttttgtcctatatttatatttaatgTATTTCTAATCCCAGCCCCCCATCCtggcaggaggccttttgccttttggtaggccgtcattgtaaataagaatttgttcttaactgacttgcctcgttaaataaaggttcaataaaaatgacagaccatAAGTGTGAGTAATTCATGAGAGTAATTCATCAAGAAGCCTAACGATTTTATGTTGCACTATAATACGGAACTTTGACATGAAAGGTAACTTGTG
This portion of the Salvelinus fontinalis isolate EN_2023a chromosome 27, ASM2944872v1, whole genome shotgun sequence genome encodes:
- the LOC129825067 gene encoding gap junction alpha-1 protein-like gives rise to the protein MGDWSALGRLLDKVQAYSTAGGKVWLSVLFIFRILVLGTAVESAWGDEQSAFKCNTQQPGCENVCYDKSFPISHVRFWVLQIIFVSTPTLLYLAHVFYLLRIEQKINRKEEGLKTIQNDGGDVDLPLKKIELKKLKHGLEEHGKVKMKGALLRTYIVSIFFKSIFEVGFLVIQWYIYGFSLAAVYTCERSPCPHRVDCFLSRPTEKTVFIIFMLVVSLVSLVLNVIELFYVTFKRIKDRVKGKQPPVHYPGTGTLSPTPKDLSTTKYAYYNGCSSPTAPLSPMSPPGYKLATGERTNSVRNYNKQANEQNWANYSTEQNRLGHNGSTISNSHAQAFDFPDDTQESKKLTPGHELQPLALMDPRPCSRASSRMSSRPRPDDLDV